The following proteins are encoded in a genomic region of Dyadobacter sp. UC 10:
- a CDS encoding M16 family metallopeptidase — MNSKRKMVSVMLAALLSVPALAQNLPKGVTKVTSVEGITEYNLENGLKVLMFPDPSKPTITVNVTYLVGSRHEGYGETGMAHLLEHLVFKGSPKHPNIPQELTEHGARPNGTTWYDRTNYFETFSATEENLKWALDLESDRMVNSFIAKKDLDSEFSVVRNEFESGENSPFDVLMERVISGAYLWHNYGKSTIGNRSDIERVPIENLQAFYKKYYQPDNAVVTVAGKIDEAKTIAMVNEYFGKIPKPTRVLPKSYTVEPVQDGERFVELKRTGDVQFLMALYHIMPGSHADYPAMEVLTELLTTEPNGRLYRNLVNTKKASSQFGYSFQLYDPGFVLFGAEILKEKSLDEAKQALVATLDSAAILKPSAEDVERAKTTILKNWDLEFRNSERVGLSISESIATGDWRLAFLFRDNIRKVTPEDVARVGKDYFKPSNRTLGTFIPDAKPVRAEIPEAPNVQELVKNYKGEAVVAEGEAFDPSPANVESRTARTEKPNVIETAYLPKKTRGNVVAARVTLRYGDEKSLANKATISDLTGSMLDKGTKTKTRQQVKDEFDKLKARVSFFGAGNQAGANIETTKENLPAVLKLVAEVLKTPAFDEGEFEKLKQEELAGIESQRSEPQMIAFNQYRRITNPYPKSDIRYVGTFDEDVESIKATTIDEIRAFHKDFYGSNNASATIVGDFDKAEAEKIINTEFGSWKSAKPFTRIASPYQPVKAENKALETPDKANAMFVAGMGMPLQDTDPDYPALIMGNYMLGGGFLNSRLATRIRQKDGLSYGVGSQFSASSLDKSGTFMSYAIYAPENAQKLEAAFKEEIEKALKDGFTAEELKAAKSGYLQSRQVARSQDASLAGTLTNNLYLNRTMQWDADFEKKIEALTPEQIKSAFNKHIDYNKLVIIEAGDFEKSKKGAAATGAPAQLGGSEKK; from the coding sequence ATGAATTCTAAAAGAAAGATGGTCAGCGTGATGCTGGCTGCGCTGCTGTCTGTTCCGGCGCTGGCACAAAACCTGCCGAAAGGGGTTACAAAAGTAACTTCGGTTGAGGGTATTACAGAATATAACCTGGAAAACGGCCTGAAAGTGCTGATGTTTCCCGATCCATCCAAGCCAACCATTACAGTCAATGTTACTTATCTGGTAGGTTCGCGTCACGAAGGTTATGGTGAAACGGGTATGGCGCATTTGCTGGAACATCTGGTATTCAAAGGCTCTCCCAAACACCCGAATATACCACAGGAACTTACCGAGCACGGAGCCCGGCCAAACGGAACTACCTGGTACGACCGCACCAACTATTTCGAAACTTTTTCGGCTACCGAAGAAAACCTGAAATGGGCGCTAGACCTGGAATCAGACAGAATGGTGAATTCTTTTATTGCTAAAAAAGACCTTGACAGTGAATTCAGCGTAGTCAGGAATGAATTTGAATCCGGCGAAAACAGCCCTTTTGACGTGTTGATGGAGCGGGTAATATCGGGAGCCTATCTGTGGCACAACTACGGAAAATCGACGATTGGAAACCGGTCTGACATTGAGCGCGTACCTATTGAAAATTTACAGGCATTTTATAAAAAATACTACCAGCCGGACAATGCCGTCGTGACGGTGGCGGGAAAGATAGACGAGGCGAAAACAATTGCGATGGTCAATGAGTATTTTGGTAAAATACCGAAACCGACGCGGGTGCTCCCAAAATCCTACACTGTGGAGCCTGTTCAGGACGGGGAGCGTTTTGTGGAACTGAAGCGTACTGGTGATGTGCAGTTTCTGATGGCATTGTATCATATCATGCCTGGCTCACACGCCGATTATCCTGCGATGGAGGTATTGACCGAGTTGCTCACCACCGAGCCAAACGGAAGACTTTACAGAAACCTCGTCAACACCAAAAAAGCATCTTCCCAATTTGGGTACAGTTTCCAATTGTATGATCCGGGCTTTGTTCTTTTTGGCGCGGAGATATTGAAAGAAAAATCGCTGGACGAAGCGAAACAGGCACTCGTGGCCACGCTGGATTCTGCTGCGATCCTGAAACCTTCGGCTGAGGATGTGGAACGCGCCAAAACGACCATCCTGAAAAACTGGGACCTGGAATTCAGGAACTCGGAGCGCGTGGGGCTTAGTATCAGCGAATCTATTGCGACTGGCGACTGGCGGCTTGCATTTCTTTTCCGCGATAACATTCGTAAGGTGACGCCGGAAGATGTTGCCAGGGTGGGTAAAGATTATTTTAAACCTTCCAACCGCACGCTGGGTACATTCATTCCCGACGCCAAACCGGTTCGGGCTGAAATCCCGGAAGCTCCAAATGTGCAGGAACTGGTAAAAAATTACAAAGGCGAGGCGGTAGTAGCAGAGGGAGAAGCATTTGATCCGTCCCCAGCCAATGTGGAATCGCGCACGGCGAGGACCGAAAAGCCGAATGTGATTGAAACAGCCTATTTGCCAAAGAAAACCAGGGGTAATGTAGTGGCGGCGCGGGTTACGCTTCGTTACGGGGATGAGAAAAGCCTGGCTAATAAAGCGACGATCTCTGACCTGACTGGTTCAATGCTAGACAAAGGAACGAAAACCAAGACACGTCAGCAGGTTAAAGATGAATTCGACAAACTGAAAGCCAGGGTGAGTTTTTTCGGAGCCGGCAACCAGGCAGGAGCTAATATTGAAACAACAAAGGAAAATTTGCCAGCTGTATTGAAACTGGTAGCTGAAGTATTAAAAACGCCGGCATTCGATGAAGGTGAATTTGAAAAACTGAAACAGGAAGAACTGGCCGGCATTGAATCACAGCGCAGTGAGCCACAGATGATCGCATTTAACCAATATCGCCGGATTACAAACCCCTATCCAAAAAGCGACATCCGCTATGTAGGTACGTTCGACGAGGATGTGGAGAGCATTAAAGCGACTACGATCGACGAGATCCGGGCATTCCACAAAGATTTTTACGGTTCAAATAATGCGTCTGCAACCATAGTCGGCGACTTTGACAAAGCCGAGGCAGAGAAAATTATCAATACTGAATTTGGCAGCTGGAAAAGCGCGAAACCATTTACACGGATCGCCTCGCCGTACCAGCCTGTAAAAGCCGAAAATAAAGCTTTGGAAACGCCAGATAAAGCAAATGCAATGTTCGTAGCCGGAATGGGAATGCCTTTGCAAGATACCGATCCCGACTACCCCGCGCTGATTATGGGTAACTATATGCTGGGCGGCGGCTTCCTGAACTCGCGACTTGCAACGCGTATCAGGCAGAAGGACGGGCTGAGTTATGGCGTAGGTTCGCAATTCTCGGCAAGCTCGCTCGACAAGAGCGGTACTTTTATGTCGTATGCAATCTATGCACCTGAAAACGCACAAAAACTGGAAGCAGCTTTCAAAGAGGAGATTGAAAAAGCATTGAAAGACGGGTTTACAGCAGAGGAATTGAAGGCGGCAAAATCGGGCTATTTGCAATCGCGGCAGGTGGCGAGGTCGCAGGACGCGTCGCTGGCTGGTACTTTGACCAATAACCTTTACCTTAATCGTACCATGCAGTGGGATGCTGATTTTGAGAAAAAGATCGAGGCACTAACTCCCGAACAGATCAAATCGGCATTTAACAAACACATTGATTACAATAAGCTCGTGATCATCGAAGCGGGGGATTTTGAAAAGTCTAAAAAAGGCGCTGCTGCTACTGGCGCGCCTGCCCAGCTGGGGGGGAGTGAGAAAAAATAA
- the pafA gene encoding alkaline phosphatase PafA — protein sequence MKHISSLVFALLLAGICHFPASSQTKAKAAAPATKLARPKLVVGMMVDQMRYDYLYRYYDKYREGGLKRLMNEGFNCRNNHYQYALTVTAAGHSAVYTGSLPAINGIIGNEWYDKALKKGVYCTEDNTVATVGSSNVTVGKMSPRNLLVSTVTDQLRIATNFRSKTIGVAIKDRASILPAGHAASGAYWFDSKTGNFVTSTYYMESLPTWVTDYNNLKKPAEYAGKGWNTLFPIDQYTQSSKDDAIWEGKLSSNDKTTFPHDLVGNAGDAFGPVITSPWGNTLTKEMAVAAIKGENLGKGADTDFLAVSFSTPDRIGHTFGPNSVEQEDNYIKLDQEFADFFNFLDTWAGKGNYTVFLTADHGAADVPGFWQDHKLPAGTMTGTVLTRAIVKSLNDAFGEAEYISGFENYQIYFDNKVLKERKVTVADAYRVIREAVLAVNGVADLINLTEIGKAPLNSYQVELYKNNINARRSGDLQLIMQPGWFASTFATGTDHGTPYNYDTHVPFLLYGWGVNKGETLRRTTIADIAPTIAALLHILPPSGNVGNPVEEALKK from the coding sequence ATGAAACATATTTCATCCCTTGTTTTCGCTTTGTTACTTGCGGGAATATGTCATTTTCCGGCCAGCAGCCAGACCAAAGCAAAAGCCGCAGCCCCGGCAACCAAACTTGCGCGCCCGAAACTGGTTGTAGGCATGATGGTCGACCAGATGCGTTACGATTATTTGTACCGCTACTACGATAAATACAGGGAAGGCGGCCTTAAAAGGTTGATGAACGAGGGTTTTAATTGCCGGAACAACCATTACCAGTATGCGCTTACCGTGACTGCAGCGGGGCATTCTGCGGTTTACACAGGCTCACTGCCGGCGATCAATGGGATTATAGGGAATGAATGGTACGACAAAGCATTGAAAAAAGGAGTGTATTGCACCGAAGACAATACGGTCGCCACAGTTGGCAGCAGTAACGTGACCGTAGGGAAAATGTCGCCGCGCAACTTATTAGTAAGTACAGTCACCGACCAATTGCGTATTGCTACCAATTTTCGCTCGAAAACGATTGGTGTGGCAATCAAAGACCGGGCGTCGATTTTACCGGCCGGGCACGCGGCGAGCGGAGCTTATTGGTTCGATTCCAAGACGGGCAATTTCGTCACGAGTACCTATTATATGGAATCCCTTCCAACGTGGGTGACTGATTATAATAACCTGAAAAAGCCTGCGGAATATGCGGGGAAGGGTTGGAATACCTTGTTTCCGATTGATCAATATACCCAAAGCAGCAAGGATGATGCGATTTGGGAAGGCAAGCTTAGTTCCAATGACAAAACTACTTTTCCGCATGATCTTGTGGGGAACGCGGGCGATGCATTCGGGCCTGTGATCACTTCTCCGTGGGGCAATACTTTAACCAAGGAAATGGCGGTTGCGGCGATCAAAGGAGAAAATCTGGGAAAGGGCGCGGATACTGATTTTTTGGCTGTGAGCTTTTCAACACCCGATCGCATTGGCCACACTTTCGGGCCTAATTCAGTGGAGCAGGAAGATAACTATATCAAGCTCGATCAGGAATTTGCTGATTTCTTCAATTTTCTGGACACCTGGGCGGGCAAGGGAAATTATACCGTTTTTCTGACGGCAGATCACGGTGCGGCAGATGTACCCGGTTTCTGGCAGGACCACAAATTACCCGCCGGCACCATGACCGGGACTGTATTAACCCGCGCTATTGTAAAATCTTTGAATGATGCTTTTGGCGAAGCAGAGTACATTTCGGGTTTTGAAAACTATCAGATCTATTTTGATAACAAGGTACTGAAAGAGAGAAAGGTTACAGTTGCCGATGCTTATCGGGTTATCCGTGAAGCGGTATTGGCAGTGAATGGAGTTGCTGACCTAATCAACCTGACAGAGATAGGGAAAGCCCCTCTGAACTCCTACCAAGTGGAACTGTATAAGAACAATATCAATGCAAGAAGGAGCGGAGATTTGCAGCTGATTATGCAGCCAGGCTGGTTTGCCTCCACATTTGCCACCGGCACCGACCACGGTACTCCTTACAACTACGATACGCACGTTCCATTTTTGCTTTACGGCTGGGGTGTGAATAAAGGCGAGACACTTCGCAGAACCACGATTGCCGATATAGCGCCCACAATCGCCGCCTTGCTGCATATTCTGCCTCCGAGCGGAAATGTAGGTAACCCGGTTGAGGAAGCTTTGAAAAAGTAG
- the pafA gene encoding alkaline phosphatase PafA, producing the protein MKKIILCLLVAFAANAQTKKAATKPGTIARPKLVVGIVVDQMRYDYLYRYYDSYTEGGFKRMMNEGFNCRNNHYPYALTVTAAGHASVYTGSVPAINGIVGNEWFDPIAKQEVYCVEDSTVKTVGSTTGSVGKMSPKNLLTSTVTDQLRIATNFRSKTVGVAIKDRGSILPAGHTANAAYWFDSKTGNWVSSTFYMDDLPQWAKDYNAKKMPSEYLKKGWDLLLSADSYGQSSPDDVAWEGKLPGAKRPVFPYELAGYAGDAFGVVADTPWGNTITKEMAIEAVKGEKLGKGAETDFLAISFSSPDKIGHRVGPNSIEQQDDYIRLDRELADLFNFLDGYVGKGQYTVFLTADHGVVDVPGFAAEHKLPSGLVDRKVLTKTVTEALNEAFGKEKYIVSTDNNQLYLDHVLLKNKKLTVADIARVVRESALTVPGIADVIDLTDMGNAPLNTYQLELYKNNVNAKRSGDIQVLAQPGWFYGTFTGTSHGTPYNYDTHVPFVLFGWGVNKGETLKRTYISDIAPTIAALLHILPGSGNVGNAVEEALKK; encoded by the coding sequence GTGAAAAAAATTATCCTTTGCCTGCTGGTAGCCTTTGCTGCAAATGCGCAAACAAAGAAAGCGGCAACTAAACCGGGCACGATCGCCCGCCCGAAACTCGTAGTGGGGATCGTGGTCGACCAGATGCGTTACGATTACCTGTACCGATATTACGATTCTTATACGGAGGGCGGTTTTAAGCGGATGATGAATGAGGGATTCAATTGCAGAAATAACCATTATCCCTACGCGCTGACTGTTACCGCAGCCGGTCATGCTTCTGTGTATACCGGCTCTGTTCCGGCAATAAACGGGATTGTGGGTAATGAATGGTTTGATCCTATTGCAAAGCAGGAGGTTTATTGTGTGGAAGATAGTACTGTAAAAACAGTGGGCAGTACGACGGGTAGCGTTGGTAAAATGTCGCCTAAGAATCTGCTAACCAGCACCGTTACCGATCAATTGCGCATTGCAACCAACTTCCGCTCCAAAACGGTAGGTGTCGCAATCAAGGACAGAGGCTCTATTCTGCCTGCCGGGCACACTGCCAATGCTGCTTACTGGTTTGATTCTAAAACGGGAAACTGGGTGAGCAGTACCTTTTATATGGACGATCTCCCGCAATGGGCGAAGGATTACAATGCGAAGAAAATGCCTTCTGAATACCTGAAAAAGGGCTGGGACCTGCTTTTGTCGGCGGATAGTTATGGACAAAGTTCGCCGGACGATGTGGCTTGGGAAGGTAAGTTGCCGGGGGCTAAAAGGCCTGTGTTTCCGTACGAATTGGCCGGGTATGCGGGTGATGCATTTGGTGTTGTGGCAGATACACCCTGGGGTAATACCATCACCAAGGAAATGGCCATTGAGGCTGTGAAAGGTGAAAAGTTGGGAAAAGGTGCTGAGACGGATTTTCTGGCGATCAGCTTTTCTTCGCCCGACAAGATTGGTCACAGGGTAGGACCTAATTCAATAGAGCAGCAGGATGATTATATCCGGCTCGACCGCGAGCTGGCCGATCTGTTCAATTTCCTCGACGGTTACGTTGGTAAAGGGCAATATACCGTATTCCTTACAGCCGATCATGGGGTGGTAGACGTCCCGGGTTTCGCAGCTGAGCATAAATTGCCATCCGGGCTTGTGGATAGAAAAGTCCTGACCAAAACCGTCACCGAGGCGTTGAATGAAGCATTTGGGAAAGAAAAGTATATTGTAAGCACGGATAATAATCAGCTTTACCTGGATCATGTATTGTTGAAAAACAAAAAACTTACTGTGGCAGATATTGCGCGGGTCGTGAGAGAATCAGCGCTGACTGTCCCGGGAATTGCTGACGTGATCGATCTGACTGATATGGGAAATGCGCCACTGAATACTTATCAGCTCGAACTTTACAAAAATAATGTGAATGCAAAAAGGAGTGGAGATATTCAGGTACTTGCACAGCCCGGCTGGTTTTACGGAACATTTACCGGTACCTCGCACGGAACACCGTATAACTATGATACCCACGTCCCCTTCGTGCTTTTTGGTTGGGGTGTAAATAAAGGCGAAACCTTAAAGCGGACTTATATTTCAGATATTGCCCCTACTATCGCTGCATTACTGCATATTCTGCCCGGAAGCGGGAATGTTGGGAATGCGGTGGAGGAGGCGTTGAAGAAGTGA
- a CDS encoding NfeD family protein: protein MDLSLPQIWLIVGLIMLLAELVSILLVFVFFAIGALLTSLLTLLGVLPTTESQILAFSAISLISLLVLRKHARKLLERTGDSGYSEFVGETAMVIKDIPNDGEGKIYYRGAEWKALANNHNSIPAGSKVVIKKTEGIVLIVEES, encoded by the coding sequence ATGGACTTATCGCTGCCACAAATATGGCTGATCGTCGGACTGATTATGCTTCTGGCGGAACTGGTAAGTATCTTACTGGTCTTTGTATTCTTCGCGATCGGAGCTTTACTAACTTCGCTGCTAACATTACTGGGCGTATTGCCAACCACCGAAAGTCAGATCCTCGCATTTTCGGCTATTTCACTTATCTCTTTACTTGTACTCCGCAAACACGCCCGAAAATTGCTTGAACGTACCGGCGATTCCGGATATTCAGAGTTTGTAGGAGAAACGGCGATGGTCATTAAGGATATTCCAAATGATGGAGAGGGCAAAATATACTACCGCGGCGCAGAATGGAAAGCGCTGGCAAACAACCACAATTCAATCCCCGCGGGAAGTAAGGTAGTGATCAAGAAAACAGAAGGGATTGTGCTGATCGTGGAGGAATCGTAG
- a CDS encoding SPFH domain-containing protein, with translation MTTSLIVLLVLVVFTILMTVKVVPQQTAYILERLGKFYAVLQPGINFIIPFFDRIAYKYTLKETAIDIPEQICITRDNVQVRMDGVIFIQVIDPKKAAYGIADHSFAVIQLAQTTMRSEIGKLDLDKTFEERMTINRAVVESIDEAAIGWGVKVLRYEIKNITPPQSVLNAMEKQMQAERERRAVILQSDGEKQAAINVAEGQKQKVVLESEGLRLRQINEAEGEAAALRSVAEATAESIRLVAQAINTEGGLEAVQLKVADNYVEQFGKLAKAGNTLILPANLADVSSLIATALTVVKSSEPKK, from the coding sequence ATGACGACTTCACTGATAGTATTGCTGGTGCTCGTAGTATTCACGATCCTGATGACCGTGAAGGTAGTCCCACAACAAACTGCCTATATTCTTGAACGTTTAGGCAAATTTTATGCAGTACTTCAGCCGGGAATCAATTTCATCATCCCCTTTTTCGACCGGATCGCATATAAATATACTTTAAAGGAAACAGCAATAGATATTCCCGAACAGATCTGTATTACCCGTGACAATGTACAGGTCCGGATGGACGGCGTGATATTTATCCAGGTTATTGACCCAAAAAAAGCGGCTTACGGAATCGCGGATCATTCTTTTGCAGTAATTCAGCTGGCTCAGACTACCATGCGGAGTGAAATAGGTAAGCTGGATCTGGACAAAACATTTGAAGAACGTATGACGATTAACCGCGCAGTTGTAGAGTCTATCGACGAAGCCGCAATTGGTTGGGGAGTGAAGGTTTTAAGATATGAGATCAAAAATATCACGCCGCCACAAAGCGTTTTGAACGCTATGGAAAAACAAATGCAGGCTGAACGTGAGCGCCGGGCCGTGATTTTGCAGTCGGACGGTGAAAAGCAGGCCGCTATTAATGTAGCAGAAGGTCAGAAACAAAAAGTGGTTTTGGAATCTGAAGGTTTGAGGTTACGCCAAATTAATGAGGCCGAAGGGGAAGCTGCCGCACTCCGATCGGTTGCCGAGGCTACCGCTGAAAGTATCAGACTTGTGGCACAGGCTATCAATACAGAAGGCGGTTTGGAGGCTGTTCAGTTGAAAGTCGCCGACAATTATGTGGAACAGTTTGGCAAGCTGGCCAAAGCAGGCAATACCCTCATCCTGCCGGCGAACCTGGCCGACGTTAGCTCGCTGATCGCTACCGCCCTGACTGTTGTTAAATCATCAGAACCGAAAAAATAG
- a CDS encoding acyl-CoA dehydrogenase family protein — MDSVKSDQTHAQREETCNLIKDMVRDFASAQIAPNIRTWDEQQHFPREIFSQLGELGLMGMLVPEEYGGSGLGYKEYVTAIIELSKADPSVGLSMAAHNSLCTNHICMFGNAAQKQQYLPKLATGAFVGAWGLTEPNTGSDAGNMRTTAVRNGDGWIINGSKNFITNGKTGDVAVLITRTGEPGDKHGATAFIIDQGTKGFTAGRKEDKLGMRASETVELLFEDCHIPDSQRLGEIGDGFIQSLKVLDGGRISIAALSVGTALGAYEAALAYSKERKQFGKAISEFQAIAFKLADMYTDIQASTLLTFHAAALKDAGEKVTLPSAAAKYHASETAVRVANEAVQIFGGYGFVKDYPAEKFYRDSKLCTIGEGTSEIQKMVISKEILKD, encoded by the coding sequence ATGGATTCGGTAAAATCAGATCAGACACACGCGCAACGGGAAGAAACGTGCAACCTTATTAAAGATATGGTGCGCGATTTTGCGTCCGCTCAAATCGCTCCTAATATCAGGACGTGGGACGAACAGCAGCATTTCCCGAGAGAAATTTTCAGCCAGTTGGGTGAATTGGGGCTGATGGGCATGCTGGTTCCTGAGGAATATGGCGGCTCCGGGCTTGGGTATAAAGAGTATGTCACGGCGATTATTGAACTTTCAAAGGCCGATCCGTCCGTCGGATTATCCATGGCCGCTCACAATTCGTTATGCACCAACCACATTTGCATGTTCGGAAATGCAGCCCAGAAGCAGCAATACCTTCCCAAACTTGCGACCGGGGCGTTTGTCGGCGCCTGGGGGCTAACAGAACCTAATACCGGTTCCGATGCTGGTAATATGCGTACAACAGCTGTCAGAAACGGCGATGGATGGATTATCAATGGTTCCAAAAATTTTATAACAAACGGAAAAACCGGCGATGTAGCTGTTTTGATTACCAGGACCGGAGAGCCCGGTGACAAGCATGGCGCGACCGCTTTCATTATCGACCAGGGAACAAAAGGCTTCACTGCCGGCCGCAAAGAGGATAAACTCGGAATGCGCGCATCCGAAACTGTCGAACTCTTGTTCGAGGATTGCCATATTCCTGACAGCCAGCGGCTCGGTGAAATTGGTGACGGCTTTATACAGTCGTTGAAAGTGCTCGACGGTGGCCGGATCTCGATCGCCGCATTGTCTGTCGGAACTGCATTGGGCGCCTATGAAGCTGCATTGGCCTATTCGAAAGAACGGAAACAATTCGGTAAGGCAATCTCCGAGTTCCAGGCAATCGCGTTCAAGCTGGCTGATATGTATACGGATATTCAGGCTTCCACCCTGCTCACTTTCCATGCGGCCGCATTAAAAGATGCCGGTGAAAAGGTTACACTTCCCAGTGCCGCTGCCAAATATCATGCGTCGGAAACTGCGGTCCGGGTTGCCAATGAAGCGGTTCAGATCTTTGGCGGTTATGGTTTTGTAAAGGATTATCCGGCAGAGAAATTTTATCGGGACAGTAAGCTTTGCACTATCGGAGAGGGTACCAGTGAAATTCAAAAAATGGTAATATCAAAAGAAATATTGAAAGATTAA
- a CDS encoding UDP-glucose dehydrogenase family protein, with translation MKIAVVGTGYVGLVTGTCFAETGNQVTCVDIDVRKVEMLQKGEIPIYEPGLDVLFDRNVAEGRLIFTTDLVEGIKGAEVIFLALPTPPGEDGSADLKYILKVANDLGPILDQYVVIVDKSTVPVGTAEKVNAAIAQNAKVDFDVVSNPEFLREGVAVEDFMKPDRVVVGTTSSKAKKVMEKLYAPLVRQGNPVIFMDERSAEMTKYAANSFLAMKITFMNEIANLCEKVGANVDDIRRGIGTDSRIGKRFLFAGIGYGGSCFPKDVQALAKTSKDYNYDFRILKSVMDVNDDQKKKLLPMIKEYFGGDLKGKTIAVWGLAFKPYTDDIREAPALENIEAFLEAGANVTAYDPEAMNNVKAVLGDKVTFCHTPYAALDDADALVIFTEWPQFRTPEFEKMGKLLKNRVIFDGRNLYELDQIREMGYTYYSIGREKVVPA, from the coding sequence ATGAAAATCGCAGTTGTTGGAACAGGTTATGTTGGTTTAGTTACAGGTACTTGCTTCGCCGAAACAGGCAACCAGGTTACATGTGTTGACATTGATGTAAGAAAAGTCGAGATGTTGCAAAAAGGGGAGATCCCGATCTACGAGCCTGGCTTGGACGTACTTTTTGATCGCAACGTTGCCGAAGGCCGCCTGATTTTTACTACCGATCTTGTGGAAGGTATCAAAGGAGCTGAGGTTATTTTTCTTGCGCTGCCGACACCTCCCGGTGAAGACGGTTCTGCCGACCTTAAATATATCCTGAAAGTAGCTAACGATCTGGGCCCTATTCTGGATCAGTATGTAGTTATTGTTGATAAAAGTACAGTTCCTGTGGGAACAGCTGAAAAAGTAAATGCTGCGATTGCCCAAAACGCAAAAGTCGATTTCGACGTAGTCTCCAACCCGGAATTTTTAAGAGAGGGTGTTGCAGTGGAAGATTTCATGAAGCCTGACCGCGTTGTGGTAGGTACAACTTCCAGCAAAGCCAAAAAGGTAATGGAGAAACTATATGCTCCACTGGTAAGACAGGGTAACCCGGTGATTTTTATGGACGAGCGCTCTGCCGAAATGACCAAATATGCGGCTAATTCGTTCCTGGCTATGAAAATTACTTTCATGAATGAAATAGCGAACCTTTGCGAAAAAGTGGGCGCAAATGTGGATGATATCCGTCGTGGTATCGGTACCGACAGCCGGATCGGCAAGCGTTTTCTTTTTGCAGGAATCGGTTACGGCGGAAGCTGCTTCCCGAAAGATGTACAGGCTTTGGCTAAAACTTCAAAAGACTATAACTACGACTTCCGCATCCTGAAATCAGTCATGGATGTAAATGATGATCAGAAGAAGAAATTGCTTCCAATGATCAAAGAATATTTCGGCGGGGACCTGAAAGGAAAAACAATTGCTGTCTGGGGATTGGCCTTCAAACCTTATACAGATGATATCCGCGAAGCTCCTGCATTGGAAAACATAGAGGCATTTCTGGAAGCTGGTGCAAATGTAACAGCTTACGATCCTGAGGCGATGAACAATGTAAAGGCGGTATTGGGTGACAAGGTTACTTTCTGCCACACACCTTATGCAGCACTGGATGACGCGGATGCATTGGTTATCTTTACAGAATGGCCGCAATTCCGCACACCCGAATTTGAAAAAATGGGTAAGCTGCTTAAAAACCGGGTAATTTTTGACGGTAGAAACCTTTACGAGTTGGATCAAATCCGTGAAATGGGTTACACCTATTACAGCATTGGCCGTGAGAAAGTGGTGCCGGCCTGA